In Ammospiza caudacuta isolate bAmmCau1 chromosome 2, bAmmCau1.pri, whole genome shotgun sequence, a genomic segment contains:
- the MAP7D2 gene encoding MAP7 domain-containing protein 2 isoform X3 produces MAEPGAARSHPRATAIDGFLKTDERQRLAKERREEREKYLAAREQQILEKERRAKLQYEKQMEERWRRLEEQRQREEQKRAAVEEKRRQKLKEEEERLEAMMRRSLERSQQLEQKQKRWSWGGALAAGSGGRDGESENTPPPVLGLAANTLPPDPVTSTAPADSFNACDKLSASTMNLPKQMESPISKRLSSSTAAITHSPDRAPASPLKSPYKPSPTRSTDGKKATSPSTANAMKGAPAAEVTQTEKIKKEKRSATPGSSSGMGSPLRRSDSPAAISRRSASPATPKTVAKTYPQSPKNTKQYLASPVKHRATCNSSQETPKKKADKEKENVSHLKSPGARTDDVAPEKHVPSAGKAENTEGKITAGTSDAEEAAKILAEKRRQARLQKEQEEREKQEREERERLEREEQKRKAEEERLRLEEEARKKEEERKREEEAARKKAEEEARRRAEEEQMLKEKQEKQLQAKLEKQREEAEIKAREAAEQLRLEREQIMQQIEQERLERKKRIDEIMKRTRKSETPEIKKEEPKLEIPSTLNVEKQPKALVLNQPEINGLATCLKNKSLESAASVIPSQDVVANGLKSVSGLIQLEAVDGKSNSMEDSTDEVQSMDVSPVSKEELISIPEYSPMNELMPGVSLDQNGTSNAKALEDLLDFTGQATYSKMSSDTLSLDDCNKNLIEGFNSPGQENTLNSIC; encoded by the exons CTATTGATGGATTTCTAAAAACTGATGAAAGACAAAGACTggcaaaggaaagaagagaggaaagggagaaataCCTGG CTGCTAGGGAGCAGCAGATACTGGAGAAGGAGAGAAGAGCAAAACTTCAGTATGAGAAGCAAATGGAGGAGCGATGGAGaaggctggaggagcagagacagagagaagagCAGAAGAGAGCAGCTGTTGAAGAAAAGCGGAGACAAAAGCTTaaagaggaggag GAACGTTTAGAAGCCATGATGCGCCGGTCCCTCGAACgcagccagcagctggaacagaagCAGAAGCGATGGTCGTGGGGAGGAGCACTGGCTGCAGGCTCAGGAGGCAGAGATG GTGAATCAGAAAATACCCCACCCCCTGTTCTAGGTTTAGCTGCCAACACCCTTCCTCCAGACCCTGTGACCTCTACTGCTCCTGCTGATTCCTTCAATG CATGTGACAAACTTTCAGCTTCTACAATGAATCTGCCAAAGCAAATGGAGTCGCCGATCAGTAAACGCCTCTCGTCCTCCACAGCGGCCATAACGCACTCCCCCGACAGAG CACCAGCTAGTCCTCTTAAATCTCCCTACAAGCCTTCCCCCACCCGAAGCACCGACGGGAAGAAGGCAACTTCACCCTCCACTGCCAATGCCATGAAAGGGGCACCTGCAGCTGAAGTTACTCAG ACTGAGAAGATAAAGAAGGAGAAGCGATCTGCAACACCTGGTTCCTCATCTGGTATGGGATCTCCTCTGAGAAGGTCTGATTCTCCTGCTGCTATCTCCAGAAGATCTGCATCACCTGCAACACCTAA GACAGTTGCAAAGACTTATCCTCAGTCTCCTAAAAACACCAAACAATATCTAGCTTCTCCTGTGAAGCATCGTGCCACTTGCAACAGCAGCCAGGAAACACCTAAAAAGAAAGCAGACAAGGAGAAAGAGAATGTCAGTCACCTGAAGTCCCCAGGAGCACGCACTGATGATGTGGCTCCTGAGAAGCACGTGCCTTCTGCTGGAAAGGCTGAGAACACTGAAG GGAAGATCACAGCAGGAACAAGTGATGCAGAAGAAGCTGCAAAAATTCTAGCTGAGAAAAGACGACAGGCGCGCCTGCAGAAAGAAcaagaggaaagggagaaacaggaaagagaagaacGAGAAAG GCTTGAAAGAGAAGAGCAGAAGAGAAAGGCAGAAGAAGAAAGACTTCGTCTGGAAGAAGAAGCTCGtaagaaggaggaggaaagaaaacgtgaagaagaggcagctagaaaaaaggcagaagaggaagCCAGGAGAAGAGCTGAGGAAGAACAAATGctaaaggaaaagcaagaaaaacagCTCCAAGCCAAACTTGAGAAACAG AGGGAAGAAGCAGAAATCAAAGCCCGTGAGGCAGCTGAACAGCTTCGTCTTGAAAGGGAACAAATCATGCAGCAAATTGAGCAAGAAAGGCTGGAGCGGAAGAAG AGAATAGATGAAATTATGAAGAGAACAAGGAAGAGTGAAACCCCAGAAATAAAG AAGGAAGAGCCAAAACTGGAGATCCCATCAACTTTGAATGTGGAAAAGCAACCAAAGGCCCTTGTTCTCAACCAGCCAG AGATCAATGGATTGGCAACctgcctgaaaaataaaagcttagaAAGTGCTGCTTCTGTAATCCCTTCCCAAGATGTAGTTGCTAATGGACTGAAGTCAGTTTCAGGACTTATTCAGCTGGAAGCTGTTGATGGGAAATCTAACAGCATGGAAGATTCAACAGATGAGGTTCAGTCCATGGATGTGAG CCCGGTTTCAAAAGAAGAACTTATCTCTATCCCTGAATATTCACCCATGAATGAACTCATGCCAGGTGTTTCTTTGGACCAAAATGGGACAAGTAATGCCAAGGCTCTTGAAGACCTCTTGGATTTCACAGGCCAAGCTACCTACTCCAAGATGTCCAGTGATACCCTTAGCCTAGATGACTGTAACAAAAACTTGATTGAGGGATTTAACAGCCCAGGACAAGAAAATACACTTAATTCTATCTGTTGA
- the MAP7D2 gene encoding MAP7 domain-containing protein 2 isoform X2 — MAEPGAARSHPRATAIDGFLKTDERQRLAKERREEREKYLAAREQQILEKERRAKLQYEKQMEERWRRLEEQRQREEQKRAAVEEKRRQKLKEEEERLEAMMRRSLERSQQLEQKQKRWSWGGALAAGSGGRDACDKLSASTMNLPKQMESPISKRLSSSTAAITHSPDRAHRMHLSPMENFIVSRLLTPTQSSLARSRSTLMLSEQYNTPVFHICPRVAPASPLKSPYKPSPTRSTDGKKATSPSTANAMKGAPAAEVTQTEKIKKEKRSATPGSSSGMGSPLRRSDSPAAISRRSASPATPKTVAKTYPQSPKNTKQYLASPVKHRATCNSSQETPKKKADKEKENVSHLKSPGARTDDVAPEKHVPSAGKAENTEGKITAGTSDAEEAAKILAEKRRQARLQKEQEEREKQEREERERLEREEQKRKAEEERLRLEEEARKKEEERKREEEAARKKAEEEARRRAEEEQMLKEKQEKQLQAKLEKQREEAEIKAREAAEQLRLEREQIMQQIEQERLERKKRIDEIMKRTRKSETPEIKKEEPKLEIPSTLNVEKQPKALVLNQPEINGLATCLKNKSLESAASVIPSQDVVANGLKSVSGLIQLEAVDGKSNSMEDSTDEVQSMDVSPVSKEELISIPEYSPMNELMPGVSLDQNGTSNAKALEDLLDFTGQATYSKMSSDTLSLDDCNKNLIEGFNSPGQENTLNSIC, encoded by the exons CTATTGATGGATTTCTAAAAACTGATGAAAGACAAAGACTggcaaaggaaagaagagaggaaagggagaaataCCTGG CTGCTAGGGAGCAGCAGATACTGGAGAAGGAGAGAAGAGCAAAACTTCAGTATGAGAAGCAAATGGAGGAGCGATGGAGaaggctggaggagcagagacagagagaagagCAGAAGAGAGCAGCTGTTGAAGAAAAGCGGAGACAAAAGCTTaaagaggaggag GAACGTTTAGAAGCCATGATGCGCCGGTCCCTCGAACgcagccagcagctggaacagaagCAGAAGCGATGGTCGTGGGGAGGAGCACTGGCTGCAGGCTCAGGAGGCAGAGATG CATGTGACAAACTTTCAGCTTCTACAATGAATCTGCCAAAGCAAATGGAGTCGCCGATCAGTAAACGCCTCTCGTCCTCCACAGCGGCCATAACGCACTCCCCCGACAGAG CTCACCGCATGCATCTTAGTCCAATGGAGAACTTTATTGTTTCTCGACTGCTGACTCCCACACAGTCATCTTTAGCCAGAAGCAGAAGTACATTAATGCTTTCTGAGCAGTACAATACTCCAG TATTCCATATCTGTCCTCGTGTAGCACCAGCTAGTCCTCTTAAATCTCCCTACAAGCCTTCCCCCACCCGAAGCACCGACGGGAAGAAGGCAACTTCACCCTCCACTGCCAATGCCATGAAAGGGGCACCTGCAGCTGAAGTTACTCAG ACTGAGAAGATAAAGAAGGAGAAGCGATCTGCAACACCTGGTTCCTCATCTGGTATGGGATCTCCTCTGAGAAGGTCTGATTCTCCTGCTGCTATCTCCAGAAGATCTGCATCACCTGCAACACCTAA GACAGTTGCAAAGACTTATCCTCAGTCTCCTAAAAACACCAAACAATATCTAGCTTCTCCTGTGAAGCATCGTGCCACTTGCAACAGCAGCCAGGAAACACCTAAAAAGAAAGCAGACAAGGAGAAAGAGAATGTCAGTCACCTGAAGTCCCCAGGAGCACGCACTGATGATGTGGCTCCTGAGAAGCACGTGCCTTCTGCTGGAAAGGCTGAGAACACTGAAG GGAAGATCACAGCAGGAACAAGTGATGCAGAAGAAGCTGCAAAAATTCTAGCTGAGAAAAGACGACAGGCGCGCCTGCAGAAAGAAcaagaggaaagggagaaacaggaaagagaagaacGAGAAAG GCTTGAAAGAGAAGAGCAGAAGAGAAAGGCAGAAGAAGAAAGACTTCGTCTGGAAGAAGAAGCTCGtaagaaggaggaggaaagaaaacgtgaagaagaggcagctagaaaaaaggcagaagaggaagCCAGGAGAAGAGCTGAGGAAGAACAAATGctaaaggaaaagcaagaaaaacagCTCCAAGCCAAACTTGAGAAACAG AGGGAAGAAGCAGAAATCAAAGCCCGTGAGGCAGCTGAACAGCTTCGTCTTGAAAGGGAACAAATCATGCAGCAAATTGAGCAAGAAAGGCTGGAGCGGAAGAAG AGAATAGATGAAATTATGAAGAGAACAAGGAAGAGTGAAACCCCAGAAATAAAG AAGGAAGAGCCAAAACTGGAGATCCCATCAACTTTGAATGTGGAAAAGCAACCAAAGGCCCTTGTTCTCAACCAGCCAG AGATCAATGGATTGGCAACctgcctgaaaaataaaagcttagaAAGTGCTGCTTCTGTAATCCCTTCCCAAGATGTAGTTGCTAATGGACTGAAGTCAGTTTCAGGACTTATTCAGCTGGAAGCTGTTGATGGGAAATCTAACAGCATGGAAGATTCAACAGATGAGGTTCAGTCCATGGATGTGAG CCCGGTTTCAAAAGAAGAACTTATCTCTATCCCTGAATATTCACCCATGAATGAACTCATGCCAGGTGTTTCTTTGGACCAAAATGGGACAAGTAATGCCAAGGCTCTTGAAGACCTCTTGGATTTCACAGGCCAAGCTACCTACTCCAAGATGTCCAGTGATACCCTTAGCCTAGATGACTGTAACAAAAACTTGATTGAGGGATTTAACAGCCCAGGACAAGAAAATACACTTAATTCTATCTGTTGA
- the MAP7D2 gene encoding MAP7 domain-containing protein 2 isoform X1 codes for MAEPGAARSHPRATAIDGFLKTDERQRLAKERREEREKYLAAREQQILEKERRAKLQYEKQMEERWRRLEEQRQREEQKRAAVEEKRRQKLKEEEERLEAMMRRSLERSQQLEQKQKRWSWGGALAAGSGGRDGESENTPPPVLGLAANTLPPDPVTSTAPADSFNACDKLSASTMNLPKQMESPISKRLSSSTAAITHSPDRAHRMHLSPMENFIVSRLLTPTQSSLARSRSTLMLSEQYNTPVFHICPRVAPASPLKSPYKPSPTRSTDGKKATSPSTANAMKGAPAAEVTQTEKIKKEKRSATPGSSSGMGSPLRRSDSPAAISRRSASPATPKTVAKTYPQSPKNTKQYLASPVKHRATCNSSQETPKKKADKEKENVSHLKSPGARTDDVAPEKHVPSAGKAENTEGKITAGTSDAEEAAKILAEKRRQARLQKEQEEREKQEREERERLEREEQKRKAEEERLRLEEEARKKEEERKREEEAARKKAEEEARRRAEEEQMLKEKQEKQLQAKLEKQREEAEIKAREAAEQLRLEREQIMQQIEQERLERKKRIDEIMKRTRKSETPEIKKEEPKLEIPSTLNVEKQPKALVLNQPEINGLATCLKNKSLESAASVIPSQDVVANGLKSVSGLIQLEAVDGKSNSMEDSTDEVQSMDVSPVSKEELISIPEYSPMNELMPGVSLDQNGTSNAKALEDLLDFTGQATYSKMSSDTLSLDDCNKNLIEGFNSPGQENTLNSIC; via the exons CTATTGATGGATTTCTAAAAACTGATGAAAGACAAAGACTggcaaaggaaagaagagaggaaagggagaaataCCTGG CTGCTAGGGAGCAGCAGATACTGGAGAAGGAGAGAAGAGCAAAACTTCAGTATGAGAAGCAAATGGAGGAGCGATGGAGaaggctggaggagcagagacagagagaagagCAGAAGAGAGCAGCTGTTGAAGAAAAGCGGAGACAAAAGCTTaaagaggaggag GAACGTTTAGAAGCCATGATGCGCCGGTCCCTCGAACgcagccagcagctggaacagaagCAGAAGCGATGGTCGTGGGGAGGAGCACTGGCTGCAGGCTCAGGAGGCAGAGATG GTGAATCAGAAAATACCCCACCCCCTGTTCTAGGTTTAGCTGCCAACACCCTTCCTCCAGACCCTGTGACCTCTACTGCTCCTGCTGATTCCTTCAATG CATGTGACAAACTTTCAGCTTCTACAATGAATCTGCCAAAGCAAATGGAGTCGCCGATCAGTAAACGCCTCTCGTCCTCCACAGCGGCCATAACGCACTCCCCCGACAGAG CTCACCGCATGCATCTTAGTCCAATGGAGAACTTTATTGTTTCTCGACTGCTGACTCCCACACAGTCATCTTTAGCCAGAAGCAGAAGTACATTAATGCTTTCTGAGCAGTACAATACTCCAG TATTCCATATCTGTCCTCGTGTAGCACCAGCTAGTCCTCTTAAATCTCCCTACAAGCCTTCCCCCACCCGAAGCACCGACGGGAAGAAGGCAACTTCACCCTCCACTGCCAATGCCATGAAAGGGGCACCTGCAGCTGAAGTTACTCAG ACTGAGAAGATAAAGAAGGAGAAGCGATCTGCAACACCTGGTTCCTCATCTGGTATGGGATCTCCTCTGAGAAGGTCTGATTCTCCTGCTGCTATCTCCAGAAGATCTGCATCACCTGCAACACCTAA GACAGTTGCAAAGACTTATCCTCAGTCTCCTAAAAACACCAAACAATATCTAGCTTCTCCTGTGAAGCATCGTGCCACTTGCAACAGCAGCCAGGAAACACCTAAAAAGAAAGCAGACAAGGAGAAAGAGAATGTCAGTCACCTGAAGTCCCCAGGAGCACGCACTGATGATGTGGCTCCTGAGAAGCACGTGCCTTCTGCTGGAAAGGCTGAGAACACTGAAG GGAAGATCACAGCAGGAACAAGTGATGCAGAAGAAGCTGCAAAAATTCTAGCTGAGAAAAGACGACAGGCGCGCCTGCAGAAAGAAcaagaggaaagggagaaacaggaaagagaagaacGAGAAAG GCTTGAAAGAGAAGAGCAGAAGAGAAAGGCAGAAGAAGAAAGACTTCGTCTGGAAGAAGAAGCTCGtaagaaggaggaggaaagaaaacgtgaagaagaggcagctagaaaaaaggcagaagaggaagCCAGGAGAAGAGCTGAGGAAGAACAAATGctaaaggaaaagcaagaaaaacagCTCCAAGCCAAACTTGAGAAACAG AGGGAAGAAGCAGAAATCAAAGCCCGTGAGGCAGCTGAACAGCTTCGTCTTGAAAGGGAACAAATCATGCAGCAAATTGAGCAAGAAAGGCTGGAGCGGAAGAAG AGAATAGATGAAATTATGAAGAGAACAAGGAAGAGTGAAACCCCAGAAATAAAG AAGGAAGAGCCAAAACTGGAGATCCCATCAACTTTGAATGTGGAAAAGCAACCAAAGGCCCTTGTTCTCAACCAGCCAG AGATCAATGGATTGGCAACctgcctgaaaaataaaagcttagaAAGTGCTGCTTCTGTAATCCCTTCCCAAGATGTAGTTGCTAATGGACTGAAGTCAGTTTCAGGACTTATTCAGCTGGAAGCTGTTGATGGGAAATCTAACAGCATGGAAGATTCAACAGATGAGGTTCAGTCCATGGATGTGAG CCCGGTTTCAAAAGAAGAACTTATCTCTATCCCTGAATATTCACCCATGAATGAACTCATGCCAGGTGTTTCTTTGGACCAAAATGGGACAAGTAATGCCAAGGCTCTTGAAGACCTCTTGGATTTCACAGGCCAAGCTACCTACTCCAAGATGTCCAGTGATACCCTTAGCCTAGATGACTGTAACAAAAACTTGATTGAGGGATTTAACAGCCCAGGACAAGAAAATACACTTAATTCTATCTGTTGA
- the MAP7D2 gene encoding MAP7 domain-containing protein 2 isoform X4 — translation MAEPGAARSHPRATAIDGFLKTDERQRLAKERREEREKYLAAREQQILEKERRAKLQYEKQMEERWRRLEEQRQREEQKRAAVEEKRRQKLKEEEERLEAMMRRSLERSQQLEQKQKRWSWGGALAAGSGGRDACDKLSASTMNLPKQMESPISKRLSSSTAAITHSPDRAPASPLKSPYKPSPTRSTDGKKATSPSTANAMKGAPAAEVTQTEKIKKEKRSATPGSSSGMGSPLRRSDSPAAISRRSASPATPKTVAKTYPQSPKNTKQYLASPVKHRATCNSSQETPKKKADKEKENVSHLKSPGARTDDVAPEKHVPSAGKAENTEGKITAGTSDAEEAAKILAEKRRQARLQKEQEEREKQEREERERLEREEQKRKAEEERLRLEEEARKKEEERKREEEAARKKAEEEARRRAEEEQMLKEKQEKQLQAKLEKQREEAEIKAREAAEQLRLEREQIMQQIEQERLERKKRIDEIMKRTRKSETPEIKKEEPKLEIPSTLNVEKQPKALVLNQPEINGLATCLKNKSLESAASVIPSQDVVANGLKSVSGLIQLEAVDGKSNSMEDSTDEVQSMDVSPVSKEELISIPEYSPMNELMPGVSLDQNGTSNAKALEDLLDFTGQATYSKMSSDTLSLDDCNKNLIEGFNSPGQENTLNSIC, via the exons CTATTGATGGATTTCTAAAAACTGATGAAAGACAAAGACTggcaaaggaaagaagagaggaaagggagaaataCCTGG CTGCTAGGGAGCAGCAGATACTGGAGAAGGAGAGAAGAGCAAAACTTCAGTATGAGAAGCAAATGGAGGAGCGATGGAGaaggctggaggagcagagacagagagaagagCAGAAGAGAGCAGCTGTTGAAGAAAAGCGGAGACAAAAGCTTaaagaggaggag GAACGTTTAGAAGCCATGATGCGCCGGTCCCTCGAACgcagccagcagctggaacagaagCAGAAGCGATGGTCGTGGGGAGGAGCACTGGCTGCAGGCTCAGGAGGCAGAGATG CATGTGACAAACTTTCAGCTTCTACAATGAATCTGCCAAAGCAAATGGAGTCGCCGATCAGTAAACGCCTCTCGTCCTCCACAGCGGCCATAACGCACTCCCCCGACAGAG CACCAGCTAGTCCTCTTAAATCTCCCTACAAGCCTTCCCCCACCCGAAGCACCGACGGGAAGAAGGCAACTTCACCCTCCACTGCCAATGCCATGAAAGGGGCACCTGCAGCTGAAGTTACTCAG ACTGAGAAGATAAAGAAGGAGAAGCGATCTGCAACACCTGGTTCCTCATCTGGTATGGGATCTCCTCTGAGAAGGTCTGATTCTCCTGCTGCTATCTCCAGAAGATCTGCATCACCTGCAACACCTAA GACAGTTGCAAAGACTTATCCTCAGTCTCCTAAAAACACCAAACAATATCTAGCTTCTCCTGTGAAGCATCGTGCCACTTGCAACAGCAGCCAGGAAACACCTAAAAAGAAAGCAGACAAGGAGAAAGAGAATGTCAGTCACCTGAAGTCCCCAGGAGCACGCACTGATGATGTGGCTCCTGAGAAGCACGTGCCTTCTGCTGGAAAGGCTGAGAACACTGAAG GGAAGATCACAGCAGGAACAAGTGATGCAGAAGAAGCTGCAAAAATTCTAGCTGAGAAAAGACGACAGGCGCGCCTGCAGAAAGAAcaagaggaaagggagaaacaggaaagagaagaacGAGAAAG GCTTGAAAGAGAAGAGCAGAAGAGAAAGGCAGAAGAAGAAAGACTTCGTCTGGAAGAAGAAGCTCGtaagaaggaggaggaaagaaaacgtgaagaagaggcagctagaaaaaaggcagaagaggaagCCAGGAGAAGAGCTGAGGAAGAACAAATGctaaaggaaaagcaagaaaaacagCTCCAAGCCAAACTTGAGAAACAG AGGGAAGAAGCAGAAATCAAAGCCCGTGAGGCAGCTGAACAGCTTCGTCTTGAAAGGGAACAAATCATGCAGCAAATTGAGCAAGAAAGGCTGGAGCGGAAGAAG AGAATAGATGAAATTATGAAGAGAACAAGGAAGAGTGAAACCCCAGAAATAAAG AAGGAAGAGCCAAAACTGGAGATCCCATCAACTTTGAATGTGGAAAAGCAACCAAAGGCCCTTGTTCTCAACCAGCCAG AGATCAATGGATTGGCAACctgcctgaaaaataaaagcttagaAAGTGCTGCTTCTGTAATCCCTTCCCAAGATGTAGTTGCTAATGGACTGAAGTCAGTTTCAGGACTTATTCAGCTGGAAGCTGTTGATGGGAAATCTAACAGCATGGAAGATTCAACAGATGAGGTTCAGTCCATGGATGTGAG CCCGGTTTCAAAAGAAGAACTTATCTCTATCCCTGAATATTCACCCATGAATGAACTCATGCCAGGTGTTTCTTTGGACCAAAATGGGACAAGTAATGCCAAGGCTCTTGAAGACCTCTTGGATTTCACAGGCCAAGCTACCTACTCCAAGATGTCCAGTGATACCCTTAGCCTAGATGACTGTAACAAAAACTTGATTGAGGGATTTAACAGCCCAGGACAAGAAAATACACTTAATTCTATCTGTTGA